Proteins co-encoded in one Candidatus Kryptoniota bacterium genomic window:
- a CDS encoding phospholipase D-like domain-containing protein, with product MRSRKFSVFFVLLFSYFQSTPLLAQSANHVVISEVYGGGGNSGATLKNDFIELYNPTTSPVSLAGWSVQYSSAAGSSWQVTNLSGSIAPHGFYLVQEAQGSGGTISLPTPDATGTLAMSSTAGKVALASSTSALSGSNPTGGALVDLVGYGSTATGYEGTGPAPAPSNTASIERKASSGSTTTSMAPGGADELAGNGYDSDNNASDFVQRASPQPQNSASPVEPFLSPNGSGIGTARISPTVIDAGHSANFSIEVLGDATDTTGNVVVIVPSVLTWSMSSTSVLLGGTGMSDATVAVSADTISISGAAITKTDSAQITIQSVTAPDSAVTANFIVETSVDTVAPAPIAAQLQVSVTKLIRIIDLHINDSQGVPVAPYQVGAVVTIAGVITADFNATRTDVYVQDATAGVNIFSYNRSYNYQVGDSIRITGTIQQYRGTVEILPDSVKTVFYSHGNPLPDPLLLTSADVNQTFTDDYSEPNEGRLVRVNGVTYSSTNETFTDLVGTTGGFIPTGLIVPGGTFDVVGILKQYKPGTAATLTPPYTGDYEVEARTQDDIITHGGPTFVEVPSEKNIAPNSVDIYFKTALPSSGVVRFGKTASYSDSVVVSTADTLHTITLGGLWPATVYHYQAAATDGTGTNQTGDAIFSTGSPAGSTAVVNVYFSKSVDTTVASGEKAQTVDISSKFIARINAAQYSIDVALYSLSGTVGNNVASALINAKNRGVKVRMIVENDNSNTSPMNTMKSSGIPFITDTFDPINAGNGLMHNKFAVFDLRDTSSFTDDWVWTGSWNATDPGNNSDAQNSLEIQDKSLANAYTMEFNEMWGSSTDTPDASQSRFGIRKTDNTPHHFNIGGIPVDLYFSPSDQTTLHIYETLELATSSINVCMLTFTRSDLAQLLIAKKAAGDKVRVVMDNNTDSGNQFSALGAGNVDVHLKGSSLSGLLHHKYALVDAENPKADEIVITGSHNWSNSAETSNNENTLMIHSNRIANLYLQEFKARYIEAGGTDNIILGLTGNGNTLPKEYALSQNYPNPFNPSTAISYQLSAVSFVTLKVYDILGREVAALVNGSQVAGTHLITFDGSRFASGVYFYRLSARSLSYGNQHFTETKKLVLLK from the coding sequence ATGAGATCCAGGAAGTTTTCCGTTTTCTTCGTGCTGCTGTTTTCATATTTCCAGTCGACACCGCTCCTCGCTCAGAGCGCCAACCATGTTGTGATAAGTGAAGTGTATGGTGGTGGCGGAAACTCGGGCGCGACATTGAAGAATGACTTTATAGAGCTGTATAATCCCACGACTTCTCCCGTAAGTCTCGCCGGCTGGTCCGTGCAGTACTCATCTGCCGCGGGAAGCAGCTGGCAGGTCACGAACCTGTCGGGATCCATTGCACCTCACGGCTTCTATCTCGTCCAGGAAGCGCAGGGAAGCGGCGGGACAATTAGTCTCCCGACACCCGATGCGACCGGTACACTCGCGATGTCTTCGACGGCGGGCAAAGTCGCGCTTGCAAGCAGCACGTCCGCGTTGAGCGGCTCAAATCCCACAGGCGGCGCTCTGGTAGATTTGGTCGGATACGGCAGCACCGCAACGGGTTACGAAGGAACGGGTCCGGCTCCTGCGCCGTCCAACACGGCATCCATAGAAAGAAAAGCATCATCGGGTTCCACAACCACCAGCATGGCACCGGGTGGTGCGGATGAGCTTGCCGGGAACGGATACGACTCCGACAACAATGCAAGTGATTTTGTCCAGAGGGCATCTCCCCAGCCCCAGAACTCGGCGAGTCCGGTGGAACCATTCCTCTCTCCGAACGGGAGCGGAATAGGAACAGCCAGGATCTCCCCAACCGTTATCGACGCGGGCCATTCGGCGAACTTCTCTATCGAGGTGCTTGGAGACGCGACCGACACGACGGGCAACGTCGTAGTTATCGTACCTTCTGTCTTGACATGGTCGATGAGCTCCACAAGCGTGCTCCTCGGCGGAACGGGAATGTCGGACGCAACAGTTGCAGTGTCGGCAGATACTATATCGATTTCGGGTGCCGCGATTACGAAAACGGACAGCGCGCAAATTACAATTCAGTCGGTTACCGCCCCAGATTCGGCGGTGACGGCCAACTTCATAGTCGAGACTTCGGTGGATACCGTGGCACCCGCGCCGATCGCAGCGCAGCTCCAGGTGTCCGTAACAAAACTTATCAGGATTATCGATCTTCACATAAATGATTCGCAGGGAGTACCGGTTGCACCATACCAGGTGGGAGCCGTCGTCACCATTGCCGGAGTCATCACGGCTGATTTCAATGCCACGAGGACCGACGTTTATGTTCAGGACGCCACCGCAGGTGTAAATATCTTCAGCTACAATCGTTCGTACAATTATCAGGTCGGCGACAGCATCCGGATTACCGGGACGATCCAGCAATATCGTGGTACGGTTGAAATCCTTCCCGATTCCGTCAAGACGGTTTTCTATTCGCACGGAAACCCTCTCCCCGATCCTCTCCTGCTGACATCGGCGGATGTCAACCAGACTTTCACTGACGATTATTCTGAACCGAACGAGGGGAGACTTGTCAGGGTTAATGGAGTTACATATAGCTCGACAAATGAGACATTTACAGACCTAGTTGGAACGACTGGCGGATTTATTCCGACAGGGCTCATCGTGCCCGGCGGCACATTCGATGTTGTAGGAATTCTCAAGCAGTATAAACCTGGGACCGCTGCTACACTCACACCTCCTTATACTGGCGATTATGAAGTGGAGGCACGGACTCAAGACGACATTATCACTCATGGCGGACCGACTTTTGTCGAAGTTCCGTCCGAGAAGAACATCGCGCCGAATTCAGTAGACATCTATTTCAAAACCGCGTTACCATCGAGTGGGGTGGTTAGATTCGGCAAGACGGCGTCGTACTCAGATTCAGTTGTAGTATCTACGGCGGACACCCTACATACCATTACCCTCGGCGGTCTTTGGCCGGCGACCGTTTACCATTATCAGGCCGCCGCGACGGACGGTACAGGCACCAATCAGACGGGTGACGCGATATTCTCTACCGGCTCGCCCGCCGGCTCAACGGCCGTAGTAAATGTTTACTTCTCGAAATCTGTCGACACAACCGTCGCGAGCGGAGAGAAAGCACAGACCGTCGACATTTCCTCCAAGTTCATCGCAAGAATAAACGCTGCGCAATACTCTATAGATGTGGCGCTTTACAGTCTGAGCGGGACTGTCGGGAACAACGTCGCGAGTGCGCTCATCAACGCGAAGAACCGCGGCGTGAAAGTCAGGATGATAGTCGAAAACGACAATTCGAATACGTCACCCATGAACACGATGAAGTCGAGCGGGATACCATTCATTACCGACACGTTCGATCCCATCAATGCTGGAAACGGATTGATGCACAATAAATTTGCCGTGTTCGATCTTCGCGATACGAGCTCGTTCACGGACGATTGGGTGTGGACAGGATCATGGAACGCAACCGACCCGGGAAACAACAGCGACGCGCAGAACTCGCTGGAGATTCAGGACAAGTCGCTTGCGAATGCTTACACTATGGAATTCAACGAGATGTGGGGAAGCTCAACCGATACGCCAGACGCCTCCCAGTCGAGATTCGGGATCAGGAAAACCGATAACACTCCTCATCACTTCAATATCGGTGGGATTCCTGTCGATCTCTATTTCAGTCCGTCGGACCAGACGACACTCCACATCTACGAGACGCTTGAGCTCGCGACTAGCTCGATAAATGTTTGTATGTTGACATTCACGCGAAGCGATCTCGCACAGCTTCTTATTGCGAAGAAGGCGGCCGGGGACAAGGTAAGGGTCGTCATGGATAATAATACCGACAGCGGCAACCAGTTCAGTGCGCTTGGCGCCGGAAATGTCGATGTGCACCTCAAGGGAAGTAGCCTGAGCGGACTTCTTCACCATAAGTACGCGCTTGTGGACGCCGAGAACCCGAAGGCAGACGAAATTGTGATTACCGGGTCTCATAACTGGTCCAACTCCGCAGAGACGTCGAATAATGAAAACACATTGATGATTCACAGCAATCGGATCGCTAACCTTTATCTCCAGGAATTCAAAGCAAGGTATATCGAAGCGGGAGGTACCGACAACATCATTCTCGGCCTTACCGGGAACGGGAACACATTGCCGAAGGAATACGCGCTCTCCCAAAATTATCCGAACCCGTTCAACCCGAGTACAGCGATCAGCTATCAGTTGTCGGCGGTCAGCTTCGTGACGTTGAAAGTCTATGATATTCTTGGAAGGGAAGTGGCTGCGCTAGTGAACGGATCTCAAGTTGCCGGGACACATTTGATTACCTTCGATGGGTCGCGATTTGCGAGCGGTGTTTATTTTTACAGATTATCGGCAAGATCGCTTTCGTATGGGAATCAGCATTTCACCGAAACAAAGAAGCTAGTGCTGCTGAAATAG
- a CDS encoding T9SS type A sorting domain-containing protein has translation MRFASAVAFIVFVTANAFGQFTAGNLVVARVGDGSASLSNAAAAAFLDEYTTGGTFVQTITLPTSGTNKITFQGSATSEGGMSRSTDGRYLVFAGYDATPTTATPASSTASSVNRVIARVDALASVDLSTKLTDAFNGSNVRSAASTDGTNLWVSGNGGSGQGASAGTRYTTFGSTTTTGLHSSQTNIRWVKIFNNQLYATTASTSIFGVVTVGTGTPTTTGQTVTELAGMPTSGTHSPYGFSISPDGNTMYVADDGAVGSGGGIQKWTLGVGTWSLVYTLLNNGSTTTGARALVVDWSGTNPVIYATTSLSPTTLIKVTDTGSSSTATTLATAATNTAFRGVAFAPYATETFTDGTSYPAPNGTPNTNDNPIGRFQLAGNINGGSLASVTVTLTGTYSGITQLKLYASSSASFSVGSATLLASTSAIGSTATLTVSGGHPIPSSGEYYFLAADLNSSAAGRVLVSLADQTALTFTNAALYTTFSNNTLSTTDIALPVTATAMSAKVNAGKVLVNFSTATEINLAGFNVLRATTDQGPFEFISGYESNKSLTAKGSVTTGASYSFVDPKVNAGHTYYYKVEAVDKSGATEQLGGIIAVDVTVPKDYAVYQNYPNPFNPSTTIAYDLKEASQIRLEVYNLLGMRVRSMSFEKEAGTFETTLNFTGMSSGIYYYRMVITGKSGSGFVSTKKMLMVK, from the coding sequence ATGCGTTTTGCTTCAGCAGTAGCTTTCATCGTGTTTGTTACCGCTAATGCCTTCGGGCAATTCACGGCGGGGAATCTTGTAGTCGCCAGAGTTGGAGATGGATCGGCGAGTCTCTCGAATGCCGCGGCGGCGGCATTTCTGGATGAATACACCACAGGAGGAACTTTCGTCCAGACGATTACACTTCCGACATCAGGAACAAACAAGATTACTTTTCAGGGAAGCGCTACGAGTGAGGGAGGAATGAGCCGGTCGACAGATGGACGTTATCTCGTCTTCGCGGGATACGATGCGACTCCCACGACGGCCACGCCGGCATCATCCACGGCGTCGTCGGTAAATCGTGTCATTGCCAGAGTTGATGCTCTTGCAAGCGTGGATCTTTCGACGAAACTGACCGATGCATTTAATGGCAGCAATGTAAGAAGTGCAGCCTCTACCGATGGAACGAACCTCTGGGTTTCAGGCAATGGAGGATCAGGACAGGGCGCTTCTGCCGGTACTCGGTACACGACATTCGGCTCAACGACCACGACGGGACTTCACTCGTCTCAAACGAACATTCGTTGGGTAAAGATTTTCAATAATCAGCTTTATGCAACCACGGCATCGACCTCGATATTCGGCGTTGTAACCGTCGGGACGGGGACCCCTACCACAACAGGGCAAACAGTTACCGAACTTGCAGGAATGCCGACTTCTGGTACGCATAGTCCTTACGGTTTTTCCATTAGTCCGGATGGCAACACGATGTATGTGGCAGACGACGGTGCCGTAGGATCTGGCGGTGGAATTCAGAAATGGACATTGGGCGTAGGGACTTGGAGCTTGGTGTATACGCTATTGAATAACGGGTCGACAACAACGGGAGCGAGGGCGTTGGTTGTTGACTGGAGTGGAACGAATCCGGTGATTTACGCAACCACCAGCTTGAGTCCAACCACGCTGATCAAGGTCACTGACACCGGCTCAAGCAGCACTGCGACCACGCTTGCAACTGCGGCTACGAACACGGCATTCCGCGGAGTAGCATTCGCACCTTACGCGACTGAAACGTTTACAGATGGAACATCGTATCCTGCCCCCAACGGAACACCGAACACGAACGATAATCCCATCGGGCGATTCCAGCTTGCAGGCAACATAAACGGAGGCAGTCTTGCGTCGGTCACTGTAACCCTGACTGGAACTTACAGCGGCATTACCCAGCTTAAGCTGTATGCATCTTCTTCAGCCTCGTTCAGCGTAGGAAGCGCGACACTCCTTGCGTCCACTTCGGCTATCGGATCGACCGCGACACTTACCGTAAGCGGCGGACATCCGATTCCTTCGTCAGGCGAATATTATTTCCTTGCTGCAGATCTTAATAGCTCTGCCGCCGGCAGAGTGCTGGTCAGTTTGGCAGACCAGACCGCATTGACGTTCACGAACGCGGCACTGTACACAACATTCTCGAACAATACGCTTTCGACAACAGATATAGCCCTCCCTGTGACCGCGACCGCAATGTCCGCGAAAGTGAACGCGGGGAAGGTCCTTGTTAACTTCTCAACCGCGACCGAGATCAACCTGGCCGGGTTCAACGTCCTGCGCGCGACGACAGACCAGGGACCGTTCGAATTCATTTCCGGCTATGAATCCAACAAATCATTGACGGCCAAGGGAAGCGTCACCACCGGAGCATCGTATTCTTTTGTCGATCCGAAGGTCAACGCAGGTCATACGTATTACTACAAAGTCGAAGCTGTTGACAAATCGGGCGCAACAGAGCAGCTTGGCGGCATCATCGCTGTTGATGTTACCGTTCCGAAAGACTATGCCGTATACCAGAACTACCCGAACCCGTTCAACCCGTCCACGACAATCGCGTACGACTTGAAAGAAGCATCTCAAATCAGACTTGAGGTTTATAATCTCCTTGGAATGAGAGTGAGGAGCATGAGCTTCGAGAAAGAGGCGGGTACATTCGAGACGACGCTCAACTTCACGGGCATGTCGAGCGGGATTTATTATTACAGGATGGTGATCACGGGAAAATCGGGAAGCGGTTTTGTAAGCACAAAGAAAATGCTCATGGTCAAGTAG
- a CDS encoding IPT/TIG domain-containing protein encodes MNTKKIFLRIFLIIVCLSTFGNIVFSQPYYFYSKDDPDYKGGGYSVDIYRQNLANGISELILKDAGRIEQIFDSPDQNRLILQNRSQVVIVELNNSNKRTILFERDTWVVQVIFTPATNRYYVSIGSSEDEYQKTIVFDNTTFQPIDTLTELYSYEPICISSDQHRAYRSISDSNGLVFRAWDIFANKRLPDKNFTSLGTFAYDPGIDDAKAGLALIKYERIAESGFANQQYAVCNVEQGLVYTPFAFPWRSEGRLSAHGNYALIEQVNYDTTRETGEYRPGSVYVFDSRAGALLQRLRLPPEGKILLFDNYPNMLYYYFEKKQTSINLDLTKLPAIRAISPQNVLVGSGAFTLNVSGMNFTSQSKVQLNGTNRPTTFIADTLLQATVRAGDVDTATTAYIAVRDSIAPSSHVTTDSLALNIISVPQQSLQPILDCVTRVDDTTYTAWFGYENDDAASVYVPVGPQNKFSPTPNDRNQPAVFEPGRKDKMFSVTFNGKNLVWKLNGNEATASRKSPGCN; translated from the coding sequence ATGAACACGAAGAAAATTTTCCTTAGGATTTTTCTTATAATTGTTTGTTTGTCGACTTTCGGGAATATAGTATTTTCGCAACCGTATTATTTTTACTCCAAAGATGATCCTGATTATAAAGGCGGCGGTTACAGCGTTGATATTTACAGACAAAACCTGGCGAATGGAATTTCTGAATTGATTTTGAAGGATGCAGGTAGAATCGAACAAATTTTCGATTCGCCGGACCAGAACAGGTTAATTCTGCAAAATCGCAGTCAGGTGGTTATTGTTGAGCTGAATAATTCTAATAAAAGGACGATACTTTTTGAAAGAGACACGTGGGTTGTTCAGGTAATTTTCACGCCAGCAACAAACCGATATTATGTTTCTATAGGATCATCAGAAGATGAGTATCAAAAAACAATCGTATTTGACAACACCACATTTCAACCAATAGACACTTTAACTGAATTATACTCATACGAGCCAATATGTATCTCGTCGGATCAGCATCGAGCATACAGATCCATCTCAGATTCCAATGGGTTGGTCTTTCGTGCTTGGGACATCTTTGCGAATAAAAGACTTCCAGACAAGAATTTTACGTCCCTCGGGACCTTTGCCTATGATCCCGGCATTGATGACGCTAAGGCCGGCCTTGCCCTTATTAAATACGAAAGGATTGCTGAATCTGGATTTGCTAATCAACAATATGCGGTTTGCAATGTAGAGCAAGGACTTGTATACACTCCGTTTGCATTTCCATGGCGCTCCGAAGGGCGGTTATCTGCTCACGGAAATTACGCATTGATAGAACAAGTGAATTATGACACGACTCGTGAAACCGGTGAGTACCGCCCCGGTAGTGTTTATGTATTTGATTCACGTGCAGGAGCACTCCTGCAAAGACTGAGACTTCCTCCCGAAGGGAAAATCTTACTGTTCGACAACTACCCCAATATGCTGTATTACTATTTCGAGAAGAAGCAGACATCCATCAACCTCGACCTTACAAAACTTCCGGCTATCAGAGCGATCAGTCCGCAGAATGTTCTCGTCGGCAGCGGAGCCTTCACGCTCAACGTCTCGGGAATGAATTTCACATCACAATCAAAAGTGCAGCTTAATGGCACAAACCGGCCGACAACATTTATTGCCGACACGCTTCTTCAGGCAACAGTCAGAGCCGGAGATGTCGACACCGCAACCACGGCATACATCGCTGTAAGAGACAGCATCGCCCCGTCATCGCATGTAACGACAGACTCGTTGGCATTGAACATTATCTCTGTACCGCAGCAATCACTGCAGCCGATTTTAGATTGTGTCACGCGGGTGGACGACACGACGTACACGGCTTGGTTTGGCTACGAGAACGACGATGCGGCTTCCGTTTATGTTCCGGTCGGTCCTCAAAACAAATTCTCACCGACTCCCAATGACAGGAATCAGCCGGCAGTCTTTGAGCCGGGCAGGAAGGACAAAATGTTCAGCGTGACATTCAATGGCAAGAACCTCGTGTGGAAGCTGAACGGAAACGAAGCGACAGCATCGAGGAAATCGCCGGGGTGCAATTAG
- a CDS encoding T9SS type A sorting domain-containing protein, translating to MRVVLTTLIVALTALSAQSQTTYTWTGSTDSTWATATNWNPSRSAPATNDVLVFDGTQSHQPAISANQTVGRIVVTGNTTLYVVNGAATVTLTATGGSTNCFNVSPSVTLTVNATGTAGNGIVTVGTGGGVDSGTVTILGRSQILSSDATNRLVFVNGAVFNASQSTGNPFGTSSTGTTNSVEFKSGSTFNQNTGASNPFAKTAPASVVVFDTGSLYSFNIASTGFDPFGVSLSGRTYPSVTFGGQGAHWGYIGSGASTCTINGDLTISAGDTLYTGTNEFKVSGAITNNGYWNAASGDTVILNGGPATQVISGTGTTVFHQAIFSGSVTSTVLGQNIIDSGLVTVTGMLNAGTYAVIGPGNFLLTSTGAMGLTGPNGVNSAIQTTGTNTLSTGANFSFLGGGPQVTGTLMPDTVNTVWIFTSTGVTLSKTTTINTVNLSGAGSIITGTDTLIAPNGIGGTYGAGAYIDGNLAYNVTVTGAWIFPVGSGMTSYLPVTIDFSSLTGSGEVVVGTVDGSVTPPVPLADSLTLLKRYFKIGNAATITSFTAGLTLSYSAADLAAIGVTKDSLLHVYQGNGSTWVNLPVSARDVVNKTVTVSGVTSFGSFILGVPGPKRVTIAQARKDDNHDLIPDYSVSGDTLKVYGVITTPNIQSVSGNTSYCIQDQTAGIDVFQYGTMSTTFSIGDSVFVIGVVAQYHGLTELSPLVLDTLHFGLVKHNAVVPAPLHLGLHTYAMNAETYESQLIALDTLYKISGSWPASGVNGSVYVSSAAAIDTIQLFISKSTDIPGTKEPKYPLSVVGVVSQYSSGSTLNGGYELIPRDTTDITHIHISPLAVLPDNGAQYQRADTLLFKWSKTPLATKYLFQLSTSSTFGTYVVADSSVTDTTRKVVGLTHLTKYYWRVCAYNVSVFGDFSTIDSVTTIVAAPAAPVLATPLGTSGEPRRTTFTWHKSVNAVSYHLQVASDSTFTTVVFDTTLADTSKKLGAPLASTTKYYWHVSASDTGGTSAYSTRASYTTGTGIDAVNEPNGVPKEFALLQNYPNPFNPSTIIRYDIPKSAYVKVTIYDVLGRVVANLVDGMQTANSYTITWSPAGLSSGIYFCRIQAKAQSDGSSFSAVKKLLFMK from the coding sequence ATGCGAGTTGTTCTAACCACGCTCATTGTCGCGCTGACGGCGTTAAGCGCGCAGAGCCAGACGACCTACACGTGGACCGGATCGACGGATTCTACATGGGCGACAGCCACAAACTGGAACCCAAGCCGTTCTGCTCCGGCGACAAACGACGTGCTCGTCTTTGATGGTACACAATCTCACCAGCCTGCGATCTCTGCCAATCAAACAGTCGGCAGGATCGTCGTTACAGGGAATACGACATTATACGTGGTGAATGGCGCAGCCACGGTTACCCTGACAGCGACAGGCGGATCCACTAACTGCTTCAATGTTTCTCCGAGCGTTACACTTACAGTGAATGCGACCGGCACGGCAGGAAACGGAATAGTGACTGTGGGCACCGGCGGCGGAGTCGACAGCGGCACCGTGACAATACTCGGCCGCTCTCAGATTCTTTCCAGCGACGCGACGAACAGGCTTGTGTTTGTGAACGGAGCGGTCTTCAACGCGTCACAATCGACAGGAAACCCGTTCGGTACAAGCTCGACAGGCACGACAAACAGCGTCGAATTCAAGAGTGGATCAACGTTCAATCAGAATACCGGAGCGTCAAACCCATTTGCGAAAACCGCACCGGCGAGTGTCGTCGTATTCGATACCGGAAGTTTGTATAGTTTCAATATTGCATCGACCGGATTTGACCCGTTCGGTGTATCGCTCAGCGGCAGGACATATCCCAGCGTGACTTTTGGCGGACAGGGTGCGCACTGGGGATACATCGGCAGCGGCGCGAGTACATGCACGATAAACGGCGACCTGACTATCAGCGCCGGCGATACCTTATATACTGGTACAAACGAATTCAAGGTCTCAGGGGCTATCACCAACAACGGCTATTGGAATGCGGCATCGGGTGACACCGTGATTTTGAACGGCGGACCTGCCACACAGGTAATATCCGGCACCGGAACGACGGTATTCCATCAAGCGATCTTTAGTGGCAGTGTCACCAGCACCGTCCTTGGTCAAAATATTATCGACTCGGGTTTAGTAACGGTTACCGGAATGTTGAACGCCGGCACGTATGCTGTTATCGGACCGGGAAACTTCTTACTTACATCCACCGGGGCGATGGGATTAACTGGTCCCAACGGAGTGAACAGTGCAATACAAACAACCGGGACCAATACGCTCAGCACTGGCGCGAACTTCTCTTTTCTAGGTGGCGGACCGCAGGTTACCGGTACACTTATGCCAGACACGGTTAATACGGTCTGGATATTTACATCGACCGGCGTCACCCTCAGCAAAACCACGACAATAAATACAGTCAACCTCAGCGGAGCCGGCAGCATTATAACCGGCACAGACACTTTGATCGCACCGAATGGAATCGGCGGTACTTATGGAGCCGGTGCATACATTGATGGCAATCTCGCTTACAACGTCACTGTGACCGGAGCGTGGATTTTCCCCGTCGGTTCCGGAATGACCAGCTACCTGCCGGTAACAATTGATTTTTCCAGTTTGACAGGCAGCGGAGAAGTGGTCGTTGGAACAGTTGATGGGTCGGTTACTCCCCCTGTACCACTGGCAGATTCATTGACGCTTTTGAAGAGATACTTCAAGATCGGGAATGCTGCCACCATTACTTCATTTACTGCTGGACTCACTCTGAGCTACTCAGCCGCCGATCTTGCGGCGATCGGGGTAACAAAGGATTCGCTTCTCCACGTTTACCAGGGCAACGGCTCAACGTGGGTCAATCTTCCAGTTTCTGCGAGAGATGTCGTTAACAAAACAGTGACCGTCAGCGGAGTCACATCGTTCGGGAGTTTCATTCTCGGCGTTCCCGGCCCGAAGAGGGTGACGATCGCGCAGGCGAGAAAAGACGACAACCACGACCTGATCCCGGATTATTCTGTCAGCGGCGATACGCTGAAAGTTTACGGCGTGATCACAACTCCGAACATACAATCCGTTTCGGGAAACACTTCGTACTGCATTCAGGACCAAACGGCGGGAATCGATGTGTTTCAGTACGGAACAATGTCGACCACATTCAGCATCGGAGACTCGGTGTTCGTGATCGGCGTGGTCGCGCAGTACCACGGCCTGACCGAACTCAGCCCGCTCGTCCTCGACACACTGCACTTCGGTCTTGTAAAACATAATGCCGTCGTTCCGGCTCCCTTGCATCTTGGTCTCCACACCTATGCGATGAACGCGGAAACTTACGAGAGCCAGCTGATAGCTCTCGATACACTGTACAAAATCTCGGGTTCCTGGCCGGCGTCGGGCGTAAACGGGAGCGTATACGTTTCCAGCGCAGCCGCGATCGACACGATCCAGCTCTTCATAAGCAAGAGCACCGACATACCAGGCACGAAAGAGCCGAAGTACCCCCTGAGTGTCGTGGGTGTTGTCAGCCAATATTCGTCTGGCTCGACACTGAACGGTGGATATGAACTTATTCCGCGCGACACAACAGACATCACGCACATCCACATCTCGCCGCTGGCGGTTCTTCCTGATAACGGCGCGCAGTACCAGCGTGCGGACACACTGCTTTTCAAGTGGAGCAAGACACCGCTGGCTACAAAATATTTGTTCCAGCTTTCGACCAGCAGCACGTTCGGCACTTATGTCGTGGCCGATTCCAGCGTGACTGACACGACAAGGAAAGTCGTCGGGCTGACACACCTCACCAAGTATTACTGGCGCGTGTGTGCGTACAACGTCAGCGTTTTCGGCGACTTCTCGACGATCGATTCGGTCACTACGATCGTTGCGGCGCCGGCTGCACCGGTTTTGGCGACACCACTCGGCACGAGCGGCGAGCCGCGCAGGACGACCTTCACCTGGCACAAATCGGTGAACGCGGTGAGCTATCATCTGCAGGTTGCGTCAGACAGCACTTTCACGACAGTCGTATTCGACACGACACTTGCGGATACTTCAAAGAAGTTGGGCGCGCCTCTCGCGTCGACAACGAAGTACTATTGGCATGTCAGCGCCAGCGACACCGGCGGCACAAGCGCATACTCGACGAGAGCTAGCTACACTACCGGAACGGGAATAGACGCGGTCAACGAGCCGAACGGAGTACCGAAAGAGTTCGCGCTCCTGCAAAACTATCCGAACCCGTTCAACCCGTCGACGATTATACGGTACGACATTCCGAAGAGCGCGTACGTGAAAGTCACGATCTATGATGTCCTCGGACGCGTCGTAGCGAACCTTGTGGACGGCATGCAGACAGCGAACAGTTACACCATCACATGGAGTCCGGCCGGCCTGAGCAGCGGTATTTATTTCTGCCGCATACAGGCGAAAGCTCAGTCGGACGGAAGCAGCTTCTCAGCGGTTAAGAAGCTTCTGTTCATGAAGTAA